In the Duncaniella freteri genome, one interval contains:
- a CDS encoding S-ribosylhomocysteine lyase, which produces MEKIASFTIDHERLLRGIYVSRRDTTPAGDTVTTFDIRMTEPNREPALTPESLHAMEHLAATYLRNRPDWRDRVVYWGPMGCCTGNYLLMQGALEPCDILQLMRDTMDYVASFNGEVPGATSRDCGNYSFMDLAEAKRNARRYLDEVLNCITDENLSYPR; this is translated from the coding sequence ATGGAGAAAATAGCGAGCTTCACCATCGACCATGAGCGACTGCTACGCGGCATATATGTGTCACGCCGCGACACCACTCCCGCTGGGGACACTGTGACGACCTTTGACATACGCATGACCGAGCCTAACCGAGAGCCGGCTCTCACACCCGAATCGCTCCACGCAATGGAGCATCTTGCCGCCACTTATCTGCGCAACCGTCCAGACTGGCGCGACCGGGTGGTGTACTGGGGCCCTATGGGGTGCTGCACAGGAAACTATCTTCTAATGCAAGGGGCTCTTGAGCCCTGCGACATACTCCAGCTTATGCGCGACACCATGGATTATGTGGCATCATTCAACGGAGAGGTGCCCGGAGCAACGAGCCGCGACTGCGGAAACTATTCATTCATGGACCTCGCCGAAGCCAAGCGCAATGCCCGCAGATATCTCGATGAGGTGCTCAATTGTATAACCGACGAAAATCTCAGCTACCCGCGGTGA
- a CDS encoding 5'-methylthioadenosine/adenosylhomocysteine nucleosidase gives MTIGIIVAMTKELNLLLPLMENPEVQNTGGTEFHLGKISGHNVALMECGIGKVNAAIGTVTLIDTFHPDLVINTGVAAGAGDDVAVMDSIVATNVAHHDFWCIGEEWGRVPGCPRLFPALTFAKAVDGSNVKRGLIASGELFITSKEQVDGIKEHYPDVLAIDMESAAIAQGCYMRGIPFFCMRVISDTPWCHHDNSRQYESFWDDAPRQSFSLIQKLISSL, from the coding sequence ATGACAATAGGAATAATCGTAGCCATGACTAAGGAGCTGAATCTGCTCCTGCCCCTCATGGAGAACCCTGAGGTACAGAACACAGGGGGCACAGAGTTTCACCTGGGAAAGATATCCGGGCACAATGTGGCACTCATGGAGTGCGGAATAGGCAAAGTGAATGCCGCCATAGGGACTGTGACCCTGATAGACACTTTCCATCCCGATCTCGTGATCAATACCGGCGTTGCTGCCGGAGCTGGAGATGATGTAGCCGTGATGGACTCAATAGTGGCAACGAATGTGGCTCACCATGATTTCTGGTGCATAGGCGAGGAATGGGGACGCGTGCCGGGATGTCCGCGCCTCTTCCCTGCGCTGACGTTCGCCAAAGCAGTGGACGGAAGCAATGTGAAACGCGGACTGATAGCCTCAGGGGAGCTCTTCATCACATCGAAGGAACAGGTGGACGGAATCAAGGAACATTATCCAGATGTGCTTGCCATAGATATGGAAAGTGCGGCTATCGCCCAGGGATGCTATATGAGGGGGATACCTTTCTTCTGTATGCGCGTGATCAGCGACACCCCATGGTGCCATCACGATAATTCAAGGCAGTACGAATCATTCTGGGATGATGCGCCACGCCAGTCATTCTCTCTCATACAAAAACTGATATCTTCGCTATAA
- the tatC gene encoding twin-arginine translocase subunit TatC, which produces MSQEQQGFWDHAEALRRVLLQSIGVVVGLMCIYFAVMPELFDRVILAPCHANFPSYLLLDTTGGSADGGRQDIQIINIQLASQFLTHMTTSMWLAVVTAFPVTIYLLWRFVSPGLYEYEKRGAGAVFLGGNVMFYLGVATGYYLVFPLTLRFLAGYQLSPYIANQISLDSYIDTFMMLLLVTGILFELPVAAWLLGRIGVLNRGFFHTYRRHAIVALLVLAAVVTPTGDPFTLAVVFIPIYILWELSALTVPAGNPAITVNTAKT; this is translated from the coding sequence TTGAGCCAGGAACAACAGGGATTCTGGGATCATGCCGAGGCGTTGAGGAGAGTGCTCCTACAGAGCATCGGGGTGGTAGTGGGGCTTATGTGTATCTATTTTGCTGTGATGCCTGAGCTCTTCGACAGGGTTATACTCGCACCCTGCCACGCGAATTTCCCATCCTACCTACTGCTTGACACCACAGGGGGATCAGCTGACGGAGGACGCCAGGACATACAGATAATAAATATACAGCTCGCCTCGCAGTTTCTCACCCATATGACAACATCGATGTGGCTTGCTGTGGTAACGGCTTTCCCTGTGACAATATACCTGCTGTGGAGGTTTGTGTCTCCGGGGCTTTACGAGTATGAGAAGCGCGGGGCAGGCGCGGTGTTTTTAGGCGGGAATGTGATGTTCTATCTCGGAGTAGCCACCGGGTACTATCTTGTGTTCCCGCTGACTCTGCGTTTCCTTGCCGGATATCAGCTGAGCCCATATATAGCCAATCAGATATCCCTGGACTCGTACATAGACACATTCATGATGCTCCTGCTTGTGACAGGGATATTGTTCGAGCTTCCGGTCGCCGCATGGCTCTTAGGGAGAATCGGTGTGCTGAACAGGGGATTTTTCCATACGTACCGCCGCCATGCCATAGTGGCACTCCTCGTGTTGGCCGCTGTTGTCACACCGACAGGCGACCCTTTCACTCTCGCTGTAGTATTCATACCTATATATATTCTGTGGGAGCTATCGGCACTTACTGTGCCTGCCGGCAATCCCGCAATAACCGTTAACACAGCCAAGACATGA
- a CDS encoding twin-arginine translocase TatA/TatE family subunit: MIPCLFNHLGTGEIIVILAVVLLLFGAKRIPELARGIGRGVSSFRQGLNEVADEIDNAEKKKKED, encoded by the coding sequence ATGATACCATGCTTATTCAACCACCTGGGGACCGGTGAGATAATCGTGATACTTGCGGTGGTGCTTCTGCTCTTCGGCGCGAAGCGCATTCCGGAACTCGCCCGCGGAATAGGCCGCGGCGTGAGCTCTTTCCGTCAGGGGCTCAATGAAGTTGCCGACGAAATAGACAACGCTGAAAAGAAAAAGAAAGAGGATTGA
- a CDS encoding SusC/RagA family TonB-linked outer membrane protein has protein sequence MAALTVPGVFAAGSGTSVGQFVPPPQQSDIKQVNLIKGIVFDAAGEPLPGASVWEKKSPKTATATDLNGVFTLPTKGRKSVTLEISYIGMKRAEVTWRGGELSIMLEDDTNVLQDVVVTGYQVIDKRASTSAITSIKAEDILRPDAISIDQMLEGQVPDLMFMSNSGETGVAPKIRIRGTSSIIGNREPLWVVDGIVVQDPVPISAEDLNDPDYVNRIGNAIAGLNPQDIERLDILKDASATALYGTKAANGVIVITTKRGREGKPQIRYNNTFTWKIRPRYSDKSVDVMNSKERIQLSRELWNDNYVYNANSSMVGYEGLMMRLFNKEITQEQFNSELAYVETVNTDWFNLLTHDSFSQQHNASVSGGGERGVYYASLGFMDNDDVIKGTTNRRYSAMVNLDINFAPWLSAAFGVTGNVNERQYNQESINPVDYAYSASRAIPAFNADGSPYYYSKLQRYSYGHNYNILNELENSYNKQKQSTVSLNANLRFRFTDWLSANAIFSYTTSSTDMHSYWGDRTWYAAELRDSEYGMPPSAESVMPQGGELTFNNTRNSSWTGRLQLDANRYLGENEIHNISGGIGFEASSNTYDGYNRIDRGYFPDRGMTFVSGINLDNYPNYKAWISNNVPTLSNNKANVISAYATASYNWRRMIFLNANARIDGSNNFGDRANDKILPIWSVSASFDPAQLGFIRQATWIDRFILKASYGFQGNMLSDQSPVMIIKKGPMDDYFGEFTSTVSRNPNPDLKWEKTTSVNLGFDIAFLNNRLELEGDVYFKRTRDAFMTKSISTVNGYSSYVVNGGNISNNGYSVSITGRPIQTRYWQWSVSGSFSRVINSIESLPAGESYNLQDFLNGNAIVKGQPVGTFYSYRYLGLSPIDGGPMFDDWYDHVDELIGLSKYDTYTRVLSATGSREPYMSGSFSTRLRWKRLYVTASFNYSLGAKTRLFGMYSSSAKSYSGANIATASEIRPELNLSRDYLDRWQQPGDELHTDIPAIIPNGHPSYFKYINHWSTTGSGSDYINVIANSYWDMYDYSDLRVVSADYLKLASVNISYELPERLISPWGLSRLELHAAGNNLHTWCAKDLKGQTPTQGGFTTIQLSDRPSFSFGLNVSF, from the coding sequence ATGGCTGCTTTGACAGTGCCTGGTGTGTTTGCTGCCGGCTCTGGGACATCAGTAGGGCAATTTGTCCCCCCCCCACAACAATCTGATATAAAGCAGGTTAACCTAATAAAGGGTATTGTGTTCGATGCTGCCGGAGAACCTCTTCCTGGTGCATCTGTATGGGAAAAGAAATCGCCCAAAACAGCAACGGCAACCGACCTTAACGGAGTTTTTACTCTACCGACAAAAGGACGTAAGAGTGTAACCCTTGAAATCTCCTATATAGGCATGAAGCGAGCTGAGGTCACATGGCGTGGAGGCGAGCTTTCGATTATGCTTGAGGATGACACTAATGTGCTTCAAGATGTTGTGGTAACAGGTTATCAGGTCATTGATAAACGTGCATCTACCAGTGCCATCACCTCTATCAAGGCTGAGGATATCCTGCGCCCCGATGCCATTTCTATTGACCAGATGCTCGAAGGTCAGGTGCCCGATCTCATGTTCATGTCCAATTCCGGCGAGACGGGTGTTGCACCCAAGATCCGTATCCGCGGCACATCCTCCATCATCGGCAACCGTGAGCCCCTTTGGGTTGTCGACGGTATCGTAGTGCAGGACCCTGTGCCCATCTCGGCCGAGGACCTCAACGACCCTGACTATGTCAACCGTATAGGCAACGCCATCGCCGGACTCAACCCACAGGACATCGAGCGTCTCGACATCCTCAAGGACGCATCCGCCACAGCCCTCTATGGCACAAAGGCGGCAAACGGTGTGATCGTGATCACCACAAAGCGTGGTCGCGAGGGCAAGCCGCAGATACGCTACAACAACACATTCACCTGGAAGATCCGTCCACGCTATTCCGACAAGTCGGTCGACGTGATGAACTCCAAGGAGCGCATACAGCTCTCCCGTGAATTGTGGAACGACAATTACGTCTACAACGCCAACTCCTCTATGGTCGGTTACGAAGGGCTAATGATGCGTCTCTTTAACAAGGAGATTACTCAGGAGCAGTTCAACAGCGAGCTTGCATATGTCGAGACCGTCAACACCGACTGGTTCAACCTCCTCACCCACGACAGCTTCTCCCAGCAGCACAATGCCAGCGTGAGCGGCGGTGGTGAGCGCGGTGTCTACTACGCTTCTCTCGGATTCATGGACAACGATGATGTGATCAAGGGCACCACCAACCGCCGTTACAGTGCGATGGTCAATCTTGACATCAATTTTGCCCCATGGCTTTCGGCTGCTTTTGGTGTGACCGGAAATGTCAACGAGCGTCAGTACAATCAGGAGTCGATAAATCCTGTTGATTATGCCTACAGCGCGAGCCGTGCCATCCCTGCTTTCAATGCCGATGGCTCCCCTTACTATTACAGCAAGCTCCAGCGTTACTCTTACGGACACAATTATAATATTCTTAACGAGCTTGAGAACAGCTACAATAAGCAGAAACAGTCAACTGTTTCTCTCAATGCCAACCTCCGTTTCCGTTTCACTGACTGGCTCTCCGCTAATGCCATATTTTCTTACACCACAAGCTCCACCGACATGCATAGCTACTGGGGCGACCGTACATGGTATGCCGCCGAGCTGCGCGATAGCGAGTATGGTATGCCACCGAGTGCTGAAAGCGTAATGCCTCAGGGCGGAGAGCTCACATTCAACAATACTCGTAACAGCAGCTGGACCGGTCGTCTGCAACTTGACGCCAACAGGTATCTGGGTGAGAATGAGATTCACAACATAAGTGGTGGCATAGGTTTTGAAGCATCCTCTAACACTTACGACGGTTACAACCGCATCGACCGAGGATATTTCCCTGACCGTGGCATGACTTTTGTTTCAGGTATCAATCTTGACAACTATCCCAACTACAAGGCTTGGATCTCCAATAACGTTCCCACGCTCTCAAATAATAAGGCTAATGTCATCTCGGCATATGCCACCGCGAGCTACAATTGGCGTCGCATGATATTCCTTAATGCCAATGCTCGTATCGACGGCTCCAATAATTTCGGCGACAGGGCTAACGACAAAATCCTTCCCATATGGTCGGTGTCTGCGTCATTCGACCCCGCTCAGCTCGGCTTTATCAGGCAGGCGACGTGGATTGACCGCTTCATCCTTAAGGCTTCCTATGGATTCCAGGGCAACATGCTCAGCGACCAGTCCCCTGTAATGATTATAAAGAAAGGTCCCATGGACGACTATTTCGGAGAGTTCACATCTACCGTTTCACGCAACCCTAACCCTGATCTAAAGTGGGAGAAGACCACAAGCGTCAATCTCGGATTCGACATCGCTTTCCTCAACAACCGTCTGGAACTTGAAGGCGACGTATATTTCAAGCGCACAAGGGATGCATTCATGACCAAGAGCATATCCACCGTCAACGGTTACAGCTCTTATGTGGTGAACGGTGGCAACATCTCCAACAACGGCTACAGTGTCAGCATCACCGGACGCCCTATCCAGACCCGCTACTGGCAATGGAGTGTCTCAGGCTCTTTCTCCAGAGTCATCAACTCCATTGAGTCTCTTCCCGCAGGTGAGTCCTACAATCTCCAGGACTTCCTCAACGGTAATGCTATCGTGAAGGGACAGCCTGTAGGCACATTCTACTCCTACCGCTATCTCGGTCTGAGCCCTATCGACGGTGGTCCAATGTTCGATGATTGGTATGATCATGTCGACGAGCTGATCGGACTTAGCAAATACGACACCTACACCCGCGTGCTTTCAGCTACCGGTTCGCGTGAGCCGTACATGTCAGGCAGCTTCAGCACTCGTCTGCGTTGGAAACGTCTTTATGTCACCGCATCATTCAACTATAGTCTCGGTGCTAAGACACGCCTGTTCGGAATGTATAGCTCTTCGGCGAAATCCTATTCCGGAGCTAATATTGCCACCGCAAGCGAGATCCGTCCCGAGCTCAACCTTAGCCGCGATTATCTTGACCGCTGGCAGCAGCCTGGCGATGAGCTTCACACCGATATCCCGGCTATCATCCCCAATGGTCACCCAAGTTATTTCAAGTATATCAACCATTGGTCCACCACAGGTTCTGGCTCTGACTACATCAATGTTATCGCCAACAGCTATTGGGACATGTACGACTACAGCGACCTGCGTGTCGTGAGTGCCGACTATCTTAAGCTCGCAAGTGTCAATATATCCTATGAGCTGCCAGAACGTCTCATCTCTCCATGGGGACTCTCTCGCCTTGAGCTGCATGCCGCAGGCAATAACCTTCACACATGGTGTGCCAAGGATCTCAAAGGTCAGACACCTACCCAGGGCGGATTCACCACCATTCAGCTTTCTGACCGTCCGAGCTTCTCATTCGGATTAAATGTCTCATTCTAA
- a CDS encoding RagB/SusD family nutrient uptake outer membrane protein translates to MKTVNKYILSLAVGAFAAVGMSSCSDFLQEYSQDLAKVESWQDLDEVLLGSGYMQPSAMSAQGRNGDDIDCLHFMADEMKQTYVSEYDTHSYLSSMYAYYTWQAEMGYNPLKKYVGGDDKYWNKLYSSINVCNMVIYLIDEQPENDPDDVIQKRRVKGEAYFLRSAYYFLLANMYAKPYDPSTAASTPGVPVKTTEFVEDQEYVRENLADTYTRILDDLSQAESLLKDTPVKTLHRATYSAVLLFRSRVYLYMQDWKNAARYASLTLDQNRRLLDLHTKAVGDDCVYLSSPETLFSMGGYRIADAFSDNVDDFGSQTSPHFCVSDVMEQKYSADDLRSGLYIGKSEILGVSPVFLKRNGQFSKRSTVSDVSSTFLLRTPEAYLTLAEASAFDNNENLARTTLEAFMLTRYRSAVTVSQSGNDLIDLIREERAREFILEGHRWFDLRRYTVCQPYPWSTVIEHAHGYFAATGPWGLKEFSYAEVFRLEEFDEGYTLPIPRPIREFQPSIGNNNRPRREVVRVDRPEPDTEGGDQGGSGWEWEW, encoded by the coding sequence ATGAAAACTGTAAATAAATATATTCTAAGTCTTGCCGTGGGGGCGTTTGCCGCCGTTGGCATGTCATCCTGTTCGGATTTCCTTCAGGAGTATTCCCAGGATCTCGCTAAGGTTGAGAGCTGGCAGGATCTTGACGAGGTGCTTCTCGGTTCCGGCTACATGCAGCCGTCCGCCATGTCCGCACAGGGAAGGAACGGTGATGATATCGACTGCCTCCACTTTATGGCAGATGAGATGAAGCAGACCTATGTCAGTGAGTATGATACTCACAGTTATCTCTCATCGATGTATGCCTATTACACATGGCAGGCTGAGATGGGATACAATCCTCTCAAGAAGTATGTCGGAGGCGATGACAAATATTGGAATAAGCTCTATAGCAGCATCAATGTGTGCAATATGGTCATATACCTTATTGACGAGCAGCCCGAGAACGATCCTGACGACGTGATACAGAAACGCCGCGTAAAGGGTGAGGCTTACTTCCTCCGCTCCGCCTACTATTTCCTGCTTGCCAACATGTATGCCAAGCCCTACGACCCTTCCACTGCCGCATCCACACCGGGAGTCCCTGTTAAGACCACTGAGTTTGTGGAGGATCAGGAGTATGTCCGCGAGAACCTTGCTGATACATACACAAGGATTCTTGACGATCTCTCTCAGGCGGAGTCTCTTCTTAAGGACACCCCTGTGAAGACTCTCCACAGGGCGACTTATTCAGCCGTCCTTCTGTTCAGGAGCCGTGTGTATCTTTACATGCAGGACTGGAAGAATGCAGCTCGCTACGCCTCGCTCACACTTGATCAGAACCGCCGTCTTCTCGACCTCCACACCAAGGCTGTAGGTGACGATTGTGTCTATCTCTCATCCCCCGAGACCCTCTTCTCCATGGGAGGATACAGGATTGCTGACGCTTTCTCTGACAATGTTGACGATTTCGGCTCTCAGACATCCCCTCATTTCTGCGTTTCTGATGTGATGGAGCAGAAGTATTCCGCCGATGATTTGCGTTCCGGGCTTTATATAGGCAAGTCCGAGATCTTGGGGGTGTCGCCGGTATTCCTCAAGCGCAATGGGCAGTTCAGCAAGCGAAGCACTGTTTCCGATGTCTCAAGCACATTCCTGCTCCGCACCCCCGAAGCCTATCTTACACTCGCCGAGGCTTCCGCTTTTGACAATAATGAGAACTTGGCGCGTACCACACTTGAGGCTTTTATGCTTACTCGCTACCGTTCTGCTGTCACTGTCAGCCAGTCAGGCAATGATCTTATCGACCTCATCCGTGAGGAGCGTGCTCGTGAGTTCATTCTTGAGGGGCACAGATGGTTCGACCTGCGCCGCTACACTGTTTGCCAGCCCTATCCATGGTCAACTGTCATAGAGCATGCCCACGGCTACTTTGCCGCTACAGGACCTTGGGGCCTTAAGGAGTTCAGTTATGCTGAAGTGTTCCGTCTTGAAGAATTCGACGAAGGCTACACCCTGCCCATACCTCGTCCTATCAGGGAGTTCCAACCCTCTATCGGCAACAACAACCGCCCCCGGCGTGAGGTGGTGCGTGTTGACCGTCCCGAGCCCGACACCGAAGGCGGTGACCAAGGTGGCAGCGGCTGGGAATGGGAATGGTGA
- a CDS encoding FISUMP domain-containing protein, with protein MRKLLYMVLAVIPCVFASCSDDDDVVVSPSASGTMTDDLGNEYGWVRIGNLEWTTSNARNGASMLEYEFDNEQDWGNALAFGGQLEYAETEYMPRYGNLLTYDDALASVPEGWRLPTDEDWKNLERTLGSADVDSFGMRGSAGQALMTEGSGPQIGLLLGGAMIGVRNNGWIDKNISHEKEYGYYWTSTTAPDAGLKKTAYFRKVVFGNERVGRDATDRTNLLSVRWCRDAQR; from the coding sequence ATGAGAAAGTTATTATATATGGTTCTCGCGGTTATTCCGTGTGTGTTCGCCTCATGCAGCGATGATGACGATGTGGTAGTGTCTCCGTCAGCCTCCGGTACTATGACCGACGATCTTGGCAATGAGTACGGATGGGTACGCATCGGAAACCTTGAATGGACCACTTCCAACGCCCGCAATGGAGCATCAATGCTTGAATATGAGTTCGATAACGAACAGGACTGGGGTAACGCACTCGCCTTTGGCGGCCAGTTGGAATATGCTGAGACCGAGTATATGCCTCGCTATGGAAACCTCCTCACCTACGACGACGCTCTTGCCTCTGTCCCTGAAGGATGGAGATTGCCAACCGACGAGGACTGGAAGAACCTTGAGAGAACCCTCGGCAGCGCCGATGTGGATTCTTTCGGCATGCGTGGCAGTGCCGGTCAGGCTTTGATGACTGAGGGTTCAGGACCGCAGATCGGATTGCTCCTCGGCGGTGCCATGATAGGAGTCAGGAATAACGGATGGATCGACAAGAATATAAGTCACGAAAAAGAGTATGGCTACTATTGGACTTCTACTACAGCCCCTGATGCCGGGCTCAAGAAGACCGCTTATTTCCGCAAGGTCGTATTCGGCAATGAAAGGGTAGGGCGCGACGCCACCGATCGCACCAACCTTCTATCCGTCCGCTGGTGCCGCGATGCTCAGCGTTGA
- a CDS encoding TlpA disulfide reductase family protein, with protein MNTRLASLFFVSALAMGIVSPAMAGDSFTIKGFIPGIADSTKVTLVNVDGADPKMIAEVITTDGNFSFSNSVDMPSMCELSFSQVRNKSFGLYRLLSSRIMVENSDIDVSYTLPFDSIVKANPFVVNEKFMKVSGSASHDQFTEYLAKCAGVEEDVKVIGLKHTGKWMETKNHPDTMAIYDKMKYEAEAGLAAARRDFIATHPAYHFSAYLTVKELAKIFAYTGDEIKAMVESVNACPDTARVNYVCKAGDRAMKHCLGQKFFDFNVDNTDGVARPMSSYVTPGKYTFIDFWASWCSPCRAAIPHVRKLHEQYAGKLNVYSISCDEEKADWDKAMSEEKMEWTQLRLNPDQVKEPSRAYAISTIPRLILIDPAGNLVCSTYRPIDIDVYLENNLR; from the coding sequence ATGAACACTCGATTAGCAAGTTTGTTTTTCGTAAGTGCGCTTGCCATGGGAATCGTGTCACCCGCCATGGCGGGTGACAGTTTCACCATCAAGGGCTTCATCCCCGGGATTGCTGACAGCACCAAAGTGACTCTCGTGAATGTTGATGGTGCCGATCCTAAGATGATTGCCGAAGTCATCACCACCGACGGAAACTTCTCCTTCTCCAATTCCGTGGATATGCCTTCGATGTGCGAGTTATCCTTCTCTCAGGTCCGCAACAAAAGTTTCGGCTTATATCGCCTTCTATCCTCGCGTATAATGGTCGAGAATTCCGATATCGATGTATCCTACACCCTCCCGTTCGACAGCATTGTCAAAGCCAATCCGTTTGTTGTCAATGAAAAATTCATGAAAGTTTCAGGAAGCGCGTCTCACGACCAGTTTACTGAGTATCTGGCTAAATGTGCTGGTGTTGAAGAGGATGTCAAGGTTATCGGACTTAAGCATACTGGAAAGTGGATGGAGACCAAGAACCACCCCGACACAATGGCGATATATGATAAAATGAAATACGAAGCCGAAGCTGGGCTCGCAGCGGCCCGACGTGATTTCATCGCTACTCACCCCGCCTATCACTTCTCGGCATACCTTACCGTAAAGGAGCTCGCAAAGATTTTCGCCTACACCGGAGATGAGATCAAGGCAATGGTCGAAAGCGTCAATGCTTGTCCCGACACTGCTCGTGTTAACTATGTGTGCAAGGCAGGGGATAGGGCTATGAAGCATTGCCTCGGACAGAAATTCTTTGATTTCAACGTCGACAACACCGATGGTGTGGCTCGCCCGATGTCAAGCTATGTGACCCCTGGAAAATACACCTTCATCGACTTCTGGGCATCATGGTGCTCCCCATGTCGTGCGGCTATACCCCATGTGCGCAAGCTTCATGAGCAGTATGCCGGCAAGCTCAACGTTTATAGCATCTCCTGCGACGAGGAAAAGGCTGACTGGGACAAGGCAATGTCCGAAGAAAAAATGGAGTGGACCCAGCTCCGCCTCAACCCCGACCAGGTCAAAGAGCCCTCACGCGCCTATGCCATAAGCACCATCCCGCGTCTCATACTCATCGATCCCGCAGGCAATCTCGTCTGCTCTACCTACCGTCCTATTGATATAGATGTATACCTTGAAAACAATCTTAGATAG
- a CDS encoding TlpA disulfide reductase family protein encodes MKHFVTLISLLSSAAMVAQTAPGFSITGRIPGLKAGSKIELINTESQSRVESTAADGSFEIKGSVDMPSLFELRFTNPEKLTDIKALQFMVENLPIQVSATHLDSLPLYVGTGNLFGGNYECFSIKAGEAQKEYMEYLETIRPYEKASYDASYNMFMDEKRDTSPEGQKRLEEVYNKAFGEHADAVRKFQEDHAAYHFCTGMWTNELYTPFAHTEAEIQEIWNKVKTNNSPARLDAVRKAMEYARKYVKGKDYTDFALLDTEGNRHNMSEYIGKGKYVLIDFWASWCVPCRAAIPIVREIYKKYSDKVDIYAISIDQDEKAWRQAMEQEKMEWNQRYAPDEMFQAVVEPYSIKGIPHMVLIDPQGKIAFVGHNALLLTSVLDNI; translated from the coding sequence ATGAAACACTTCGTTACACTCATCTCGCTCCTCTCGTCCGCAGCTATGGTGGCACAGACAGCCCCTGGCTTCTCCATCACAGGCAGGATCCCCGGACTTAAGGCTGGAAGCAAAATCGAGCTTATCAACACCGAGTCGCAGAGCCGTGTTGAGTCCACAGCCGCCGATGGTTCCTTTGAGATAAAAGGCTCCGTCGACATGCCGTCCCTCTTCGAGCTGCGCTTTACCAATCCTGAAAAATTAACCGACATCAAGGCTCTCCAGTTCATGGTAGAGAACCTTCCCATACAGGTTTCGGCAACCCACCTTGACAGCCTGCCTTTATATGTTGGTACCGGAAATCTGTTCGGAGGCAACTACGAATGCTTCTCCATCAAGGCAGGCGAGGCGCAAAAGGAATACATGGAGTACCTTGAGACAATACGCCCCTACGAGAAAGCCTCCTATGATGCCTCCTACAACATGTTCATGGACGAGAAGCGCGACACCTCACCTGAAGGGCAGAAACGCCTCGAAGAAGTCTACAACAAAGCCTTCGGTGAGCATGCTGACGCAGTGAGGAAATTCCAGGAAGACCATGCCGCATACCACTTCTGCACAGGCATGTGGACCAATGAGCTGTACACACCATTCGCACACACCGAAGCTGAGATCCAGGAGATATGGAACAAGGTCAAGACCAACAACTCTCCCGCGCGCCTTGATGCTGTCCGCAAAGCCATGGAATATGCCCGAAAATACGTCAAAGGCAAGGACTACACCGACTTCGCACTCCTTGACACCGAAGGCAACCGTCACAACATGTCCGAATACATCGGCAAAGGCAAATACGTACTCATCGACTTCTGGGCATCATGGTGTGTGCCGTGTCGCGCCGCCATCCCCATCGTACGTGAGATATACAAGAAATATAGCGACAAGGTCGACATATACGCCATAAGCATCGACCAGGACGAAAAGGCATGGCGTCAGGCAATGGAACAGGAAAAGATGGAATGGAACCAGCGTTATGCCCCCGACGAAATGTTCCAGGCAGTAGTTGAGCCTTACAGCATCAAAGGAATCCCCCACATGGTGCTGATCGACCCACAGGGCAAGATCGCATTTGTCGGACACAACGCACTGCTTCTCACCTCAGTCCTCGACAACATCTAA